From Phenylobacterium montanum, the proteins below share one genomic window:
- the msrA gene encoding peptide-methionine (S)-S-oxide reductase MsrA yields MRRTLTRFALTVALMTGAAAPALSQPKLETAVFAGGCFWSMQHDMAPIRGVVSTEVGYEGGHVDHPTYEQVSSETTGHLESVKVTFDPAKVSYAALVEHYWRLIDPTDDGGAFCDRGPSYHSAIFVTSDQRHAAEASLAALNKDKRFAGHIVTQIRPATTFWPAEGYHQHYADKNPVNYFRYRVGCGKDGRVKQLWGAEAFK; encoded by the coding sequence ATGCGCCGCACGCTTACCCGCTTCGCGCTGACCGTCGCCCTCATGACCGGCGCCGCCGCGCCGGCGCTTTCCCAGCCCAAGCTGGAGACCGCGGTGTTCGCCGGCGGTTGCTTCTGGTCGATGCAGCACGACATGGCCCCGATCCGCGGCGTGGTCTCGACCGAGGTCGGCTATGAGGGCGGTCATGTGGACCACCCGACCTACGAGCAGGTGTCCAGCGAGACCACCGGCCACCTGGAATCGGTCAAGGTGACCTTCGACCCGGCCAAGGTGAGCTACGCCGCCCTGGTCGAGCACTATTGGCGGCTGATCGACCCCACCGACGACGGCGGCGCCTTCTGCGACCGCGGGCCGTCCTATCACAGCGCCATCTTCGTCACCTCGGACCAGCGTCACGCCGCCGAGGCCTCGCTCGCCGCCCTGAACAAGGACAAGCGCTTCGCGGGGCACATCGTCACCCAGATCCGCCCCGCCACGACCTTCTGGCCGGCGGAGGGCTATCACCAGCACTATGCGGACAAGAACCCGGTGAACTACTTCCGCTACCGGGTCGGCTGCGGCAAGGACGGCCGGGTCAAGCAGCTTTGGGGCGCCGAAGCGTTCAAGTGA
- a CDS encoding OmpA family protein yields MKIGLMAGAAIAALFAATGASAQMAQPGWYGALDLGYHFPINRDYKGTGVAPDGQYYNWQFNPKDDWAGFVRLGYRFNPHWRLEVEGGYRNDEYGRIHATNESRVANGEPDGLCSTESVAPACGAPDAHGKTYTGMVNAIYDILPSDSTWVPFVGAGVGFNATQINARGEFAGSTQTMRTRSVDAELAYQALAGLAYKYNDRVNLDLTYRFIGSNALQYHFYNTTPGGGTLNPGIMSAHYTDSSVTVGIRYAFASPPPPPPPPPPPPPPPPPPPPPPPPPPPPPPPPPPAFVAKEFVVYFPFDQYALTPEAQTVVQQAAQYANDGHATRIVVVGHTDTSGGVKYNLRLSERRAKAVADALVGLNVPASVLAVDWKGKTDLAVQTPDGVKEPLNRRSTISINF; encoded by the coding sequence ATGAAGATCGGACTTATGGCGGGTGCGGCGATCGCCGCTCTCTTCGCCGCCACGGGCGCGTCCGCCCAGATGGCTCAACCCGGCTGGTACGGGGCGCTCGACCTCGGCTATCACTTCCCCATCAATCGCGACTACAAGGGTACGGGCGTCGCGCCCGACGGCCAGTACTATAACTGGCAGTTCAATCCCAAGGACGACTGGGCCGGCTTCGTGCGGCTCGGCTACCGCTTCAACCCGCACTGGCGGTTGGAAGTGGAAGGCGGCTATCGCAACGACGAATACGGCCGCATCCACGCCACCAATGAGAGCCGCGTCGCCAACGGCGAGCCGGATGGCCTCTGCAGCACCGAGTCGGTGGCGCCCGCCTGCGGCGCGCCCGACGCGCATGGCAAGACCTACACCGGCATGGTCAACGCCATCTACGACATCCTGCCGTCTGATTCGACCTGGGTGCCCTTCGTTGGCGCCGGCGTCGGCTTCAACGCCACCCAGATCAACGCCCGCGGCGAGTTCGCCGGCTCGACCCAGACCATGCGTACGCGCTCGGTCGACGCCGAGTTGGCCTACCAGGCCTTGGCCGGCCTGGCCTACAAGTACAATGACCGCGTCAACCTCGACCTGACCTATCGCTTCATCGGGTCGAACGCGCTCCAGTACCACTTCTACAACACCACCCCCGGCGGCGGCACGCTGAACCCGGGCATCATGTCTGCGCACTACACCGACAGCTCGGTGACGGTCGGCATCCGCTACGCGTTCGCCTCGCCGCCCCCGCCGCCGCCCCCGCCGCCTCCCCCGCCGCCGCCTCCGCCGCCTCCGCCTCCGCCGCCTCCCCCGCCGCCGCCTCCGCCGCCCCCGCCGCCTCCGGCGTTCGTGGCCAAGGAGTTCGTGGTCTACTTCCCGTTCGATCAGTATGCGCTGACGCCGGAAGCCCAGACCGTGGTGCAGCAGGCGGCCCAGTACGCCAATGACGGCCATGCGACCCGCATCGTGGTGGTCGGCCACACCGACACCTCGGGCGGCGTGAAGTACAACCTGCGTCTGTCGGAACGCCGCGCCAAGGCGGTCGCCGACGCCCTGGTGGGTCTGAACGTCCCCGCCTCGGTGCTGGCGGTCGACTGGAAGGGCAAGACCGACCTGGCCGTCCAGACGCCCGATGGCGTCAAGGAGCCGCTGAACCGCCGTTCGACGATCTCGATCAACTTCTGA
- a CDS encoding lysine--tRNA ligase, which translates to MIQGLIPLARDARSWPFEQARLLLNRLVRLRLETDAERDLAATLFAEGRYAEAVATLPALGRPVVLQAGYGASGLPHLGTFGEVARPTMVRNAFRALTGDAIPTRLLVVSDDMDGFRKIPDNVPNRQMLEEDRDKPVTSVRDPFGEHPSFGDHNNARLRAFLDGFGFDYEFVSATECYKTGRYDEVLLRTLERFDQVQAIMLPTLGEERRATYSPFLPISPKSGRVLQAPTLERHVDRGTIVFADEDGALTEVPVTRGHVKLQWRPDWAARWVALGVDYEMSGKDLVDSVRVSNKVCKVLGGEPPESFHYELFMDEHNQKISKSKGNGLTMEEWLRYGAPESLAYYLFMSPKSAKRLYFDVIPKAADEYLQQLDAYNRPPAEGGNNAPNKLDNPVWHVHAGQPPSKGSPVSFSLMLNLVSAANASDAEILWGFLSRYIPGATPQSEPLLDKLTGFALHYYEDFVRPNKRFRAPDARERGAMEDLVARLKALPAGCQDGEAIQNEVYEAGKAGGFEPLRLWFSALYEVLLGQPQGPRFGSFAAIFGLDRTIDLIERALRGEDLA; encoded by the coding sequence ATGATCCAAGGTCTGATCCCCCTCGCCCGCGACGCCCGCTCCTGGCCCTTCGAACAGGCGCGCCTTCTTCTGAACCGCCTCGTCCGCCTGCGCCTGGAAACGGACGCCGAGCGCGACCTCGCCGCGACCCTGTTCGCCGAGGGCCGCTATGCCGAGGCCGTCGCCACCCTACCCGCCCTGGGCCGTCCCGTGGTGCTGCAGGCTGGCTACGGCGCATCGGGCCTGCCGCACCTGGGCACCTTCGGCGAGGTGGCGCGGCCCACCATGGTGCGCAACGCCTTTCGCGCCTTGACCGGCGACGCCATCCCCACCCGTCTTCTGGTGGTCTCGGACGACATGGACGGCTTTCGCAAGATCCCGGACAATGTCCCCAATCGCCAAATGCTGGAGGAAGACCGGGACAAGCCGGTGACCAGCGTGCGGGACCCGTTTGGCGAGCACCCGAGCTTCGGCGACCACAACAACGCGAGGCTGCGAGCCTTTCTCGACGGCTTCGGCTTCGACTACGAATTCGTCTCGGCCACCGAATGCTACAAGACCGGCCGCTATGACGAGGTGCTGCTGCGCACGCTCGAGCGGTTCGATCAGGTGCAGGCGATCATGCTGCCGACGCTGGGGGAAGAACGGCGCGCCACCTACTCGCCCTTCCTGCCGATCAGCCCCAAATCGGGGCGTGTGCTGCAGGCGCCGACCCTGGAGCGGCATGTGGACCGCGGAACCATCGTCTTCGCGGACGAAGACGGCGCGCTCACCGAGGTCCCCGTGACCCGCGGCCACGTCAAGCTGCAGTGGCGGCCCGACTGGGCGGCGCGCTGGGTGGCCCTGGGCGTCGACTACGAGATGTCGGGCAAGGACCTTGTCGACTCGGTGCGCGTGTCCAACAAGGTCTGCAAGGTGCTGGGCGGCGAGCCGCCGGAGAGCTTCCACTACGAGCTCTTCATGGACGAGCACAATCAGAAGATATCCAAGTCCAAGGGCAATGGGCTGACCATGGAGGAGTGGCTGCGCTATGGCGCGCCCGAGAGCCTGGCCTACTACCTGTTCATGTCGCCGAAGTCGGCCAAGCGCCTGTATTTCGACGTGATCCCGAAGGCGGCGGACGAATATCTGCAGCAGCTCGACGCCTACAACCGTCCGCCGGCTGAAGGCGGCAACAATGCGCCGAACAAGCTCGACAATCCGGTCTGGCACGTCCACGCAGGCCAGCCGCCATCCAAGGGCTCGCCGGTCAGCTTCAGCCTGATGCTGAACCTGGTCTCGGCCGCCAACGCCTCGGACGCCGAGATCCTGTGGGGTTTCCTCTCGCGCTACATCCCCGGCGCGACGCCGCAAAGCGAACCGCTCCTGGACAAGCTGACCGGCTTCGCCCTCCACTACTACGAAGACTTCGTGCGCCCGAACAAGCGCTTCCGCGCCCCCGACGCGCGCGAGCGGGGCGCGATGGAGGACCTCGTGGCGCGGCTCAAGGCCCTGCCCGCGGGCTGCCAGGACGGCGAGGCGATCCAGAACGAGGTGTACGAGGCCGGCAAGGCGGGCGGGTTCGAGCCCCTGCGCCTGTGGTTCTCGGCGCTCTACGAGGTGCTGCTGGGCCAGCCGCAGGGCCCGCGCTTCGGCTCCTTCGCCGCCATATTCGGCCTGGACCGCACCATCGACCTGATCGAGCGGGCGTTGAGGGGCGAGGACCTGGCCTGA
- a CDS encoding MerR family transcriptional regulator encodes MPSDLRRPERTFSIRQLCVEFKVTPRALRFYEDKGLLSPGRDGMNRVYSHRDRARLVLILRGKRVGLSLAEIRDILELYKVDESGAAQAAKSLKKFKERILALEAQREDIDHAIAELRVGVERMEAQLAKTRPDLLPQAEDYDSKMRARLDGVH; translated from the coding sequence ATGCCGTCCGACTTGCGCCGTCCGGAACGCACCTTCTCCATCCGCCAGCTGTGCGTGGAGTTCAAAGTCACCCCGCGCGCCCTGCGCTTCTATGAGGACAAGGGCCTGCTGTCGCCCGGCCGCGACGGCATGAACCGGGTCTACAGCCACCGGGATCGCGCCCGCCTGGTTCTGATCCTGCGCGGCAAGCGCGTCGGCCTCAGCCTGGCCGAGATCCGCGACATCCTGGAACTCTACAAGGTCGACGAGAGCGGCGCCGCCCAGGCGGCCAAGTCGCTGAAGAAGTTCAAGGAACGCATCCTGGCTCTGGAGGCCCAGCGCGAGGACATCGACCACGCTATCGCCGAACTGCGCGTCGGGGTCGAGCGGATGGAGGCACAGTTGGCCAAGACCCGGCCCGACCTGCTGCCCCAGGCGGAAGACTACGACAGCAAGATGCGCGCGCGTCTCGACGGCGTGCACTAG
- a CDS encoding acyl-CoA dehydrogenase C-terminal domain-containing protein gives MAYQAPVRDQMFILRDVLEIETYANLPGFADASLDTVEQVLTEGAKFCEEVLAPINRNGDLEGCVWSPDNTVRTPKGFKEAYAAMVEAGWPALGSEPEYGGQGLPRVVNLAYSEMSSSANMAFSMYPGLTHGAYSAILAGGSDAQKDLYLPKLATGQWGGTMNLTEPQCGTDLGLLRTKAVPEADGTYRISGQKIWISGGEHDLAENIVHLVLARIEGAPAGVRGISLFIVPKYLPTADGGVGPRNEGVKCAGLEHKMGIHGNATCVMAYDEAKGWLIGEANAGLKLMFVMMNEARLGVGLQGLAQAEAAYQAAAAFAKDRLQGRSLSGPKNAEGPADPILVHPDVRRMLMDSKAILEGGRAFLLWAGLQGDLLHAHPDPAVREKASDYMGLMTPVLKAYFTDKGFKICSDAMQVHGGSGFTEHFPASQYLRDVRISLIYEGTNGVQALDLVGRKLAANGGRAVMTFFADVDAFVAEHEDEADLAPFIEGLKGAKAQLQEATMWLMQNGLQNPENAGAASTDYLHLFGLTGLAWMWAKLAIAADKRIKAGDADPYYARKLVTGRYFLERILPEAGAHLAKLKTGSALVMALDADAF, from the coding sequence ATGGCCTATCAGGCGCCCGTGCGCGACCAGATGTTCATCCTGCGCGACGTGCTGGAGATCGAGACCTACGCCAACCTGCCGGGCTTCGCCGACGCGTCGCTGGACACGGTCGAGCAGGTGCTGACCGAGGGCGCCAAGTTCTGCGAGGAGGTGCTGGCCCCGATCAACCGCAATGGCGACCTGGAGGGCTGCGTCTGGTCGCCGGACAATACGGTCAGGACGCCCAAGGGCTTCAAGGAGGCCTATGCGGCCATGGTCGAGGCCGGCTGGCCGGCCCTGGGCTCGGAGCCGGAATACGGCGGCCAGGGGCTGCCGCGGGTGGTCAACCTGGCCTATTCCGAAATGTCCTCCTCGGCCAACATGGCCTTTTCCATGTATCCCGGCCTGACGCACGGGGCCTATTCGGCGATCCTGGCCGGCGGGTCCGACGCGCAGAAGGACCTCTACCTGCCGAAGCTGGCCACCGGCCAGTGGGGCGGGACCATGAACCTGACAGAGCCGCAGTGCGGCACCGACCTGGGCCTCTTGCGCACCAAGGCGGTTCCTGAGGCCGATGGGACCTATCGCATCAGCGGCCAGAAGATCTGGATCAGCGGCGGCGAGCACGACCTGGCCGAGAACATCGTCCACCTGGTGCTGGCGCGGATCGAGGGCGCTCCGGCGGGCGTGCGCGGCATCTCGCTGTTCATCGTGCCCAAATACCTGCCGACCGCGGACGGCGGGGTTGGGCCGCGCAACGAGGGCGTCAAGTGCGCTGGCCTGGAGCACAAGATGGGCATCCACGGCAACGCCACCTGCGTCATGGCCTATGACGAGGCCAAGGGCTGGCTGATCGGCGAGGCCAACGCCGGCCTGAAGCTGATGTTCGTGATGATGAACGAGGCGCGGCTGGGTGTCGGCCTGCAGGGCCTGGCCCAGGCCGAGGCCGCCTATCAGGCCGCCGCCGCCTTCGCCAAGGACCGGCTGCAGGGCCGCTCGCTGTCGGGGCCGAAGAACGCCGAAGGTCCGGCCGATCCGATCCTGGTGCACCCGGACGTGCGCCGGATGCTGATGGATTCGAAAGCGATCCTGGAGGGCGGCCGCGCCTTCCTGCTGTGGGCCGGGCTGCAGGGCGACCTGCTGCACGCGCACCCAGATCCGGCGGTGCGAGAGAAGGCTTCGGACTACATGGGCCTGATGACCCCGGTGCTGAAGGCCTATTTCACCGACAAGGGCTTCAAGATCTGCTCCGACGCGATGCAGGTGCACGGCGGCTCGGGCTTCACCGAGCACTTTCCGGCCAGCCAGTACCTGCGCGACGTGCGCATCAGCCTGATCTACGAGGGCACCAACGGCGTCCAGGCCCTCGACCTGGTAGGCCGCAAGCTTGCGGCCAACGGCGGGCGGGCGGTGATGACCTTCTTCGCCGACGTCGACGCCTTCGTCGCCGAGCATGAGGACGAAGCGGACCTTGCGCCGTTCATCGAGGGGCTGAAGGGCGCCAAGGCCCAGTTGCAGGAGGCCACCATGTGGCTGATGCAGAACGGCCTGCAGAACCCGGAGAACGCCGGCGCGGCCTCGACCGACTATCTGCACCTGTTCGGCCTGACGGGCCTGGCCTGGATGTGGGCCAAGCTGGCCATCGCCGCCGACAAGCGGATCAAGGCCGGCGACGCCGATCCCTACTATGCGAGGAAGCTGGTCACCGGCCGCTATTTCCTGGAGCGCATCCTGCCCGAGGCCGGCGCCCACCTGGCCAAGCTGAAGACCGGCTCGGCCCTGGTGATGGCTTTGGACGCGGACGCGTTCTGA
- a CDS encoding zinc-binding dehydrogenase, translated as MRAVVARRGNLVCEEIPELEPGPGQVLVKTLCCGICGSDLHALHHLDRMVDMGRRANPGLSGGLDAAKDVVFGHEFSAEILDHGPGSEKALKAGTRVVSMPVMMSAAGPTTVGYSNEFPGGYAERMLLTEAMLLPVPNGLSDRQAAMTEPFAVGAHAVAKAAIDEPSAALVVGCGPVGLAVIASLKARGYGPVIAADFSPARRRMAEKMGADVIVDPSKESPHDKWRDVGVLPTGLEQTMARMGGQAVKRAIIFECVGVPGMLQKLIDAAPTGSQIIVAGVCMETDQVEPFMAIAKQIDFRFVLGYTPEEFAATLSDIAEGRIDVAPVITDAVGLEGVAGAFKALGDPETQVKIVVEPGR; from the coding sequence ATGCGAGCGGTGGTCGCCAGACGCGGAAACCTGGTCTGCGAGGAAATACCCGAGCTGGAGCCCGGCCCCGGCCAAGTGCTGGTCAAGACCCTGTGCTGCGGCATCTGCGGCTCGGACCTGCACGCCCTGCATCATCTCGACCGCATGGTCGACATGGGCCGGCGCGCTAATCCGGGCCTTTCCGGCGGGCTCGACGCGGCCAAGGACGTGGTGTTCGGCCACGAGTTCAGCGCCGAGATCCTCGACCACGGGCCGGGTTCGGAAAAGGCGCTGAAGGCTGGGACCCGGGTGGTCTCGATGCCGGTGATGATGAGCGCGGCGGGGCCGACCACGGTCGGCTACTCCAACGAGTTCCCGGGCGGCTATGCAGAGCGCATGCTGCTGACCGAGGCCATGCTGCTGCCGGTTCCCAATGGTCTTTCGGACCGCCAGGCAGCCATGACCGAGCCCTTCGCCGTCGGCGCCCACGCGGTGGCCAAGGCGGCGATCGACGAGCCGAGCGCGGCCCTGGTGGTGGGCTGCGGCCCGGTGGGCTTGGCGGTGATCGCCTCGCTGAAGGCCAGGGGCTATGGCCCGGTCATCGCCGCCGACTTCTCGCCGGCGCGCCGGCGCATGGCCGAGAAGATGGGCGCCGACGTGATCGTCGATCCGTCCAAGGAGTCGCCGCACGACAAGTGGCGCGATGTCGGCGTGCTGCCGACCGGCTTGGAGCAGACCATGGCCCGCATGGGCGGCCAGGCGGTCAAGCGGGCGATCATCTTCGAGTGCGTCGGCGTGCCCGGCATGCTGCAGAAGCTGATCGACGCGGCGCCCACCGGCTCGCAGATCATCGTTGCAGGGGTCTGCATGGAGACCGACCAGGTGGAGCCGTTCATGGCGATCGCCAAGCAGATCGATTTCCGCTTCGTGCTCGGCTACACGCCCGAAGAGTTCGCCGCCACCCTCTCCGACATCGCCGAGGGCCGCATCGACGTGGCGCCGGTCATCACCGACGCGGTGGGCCTGGAAGGGGTCGCCGGCGCCTTCAAGGCCCTCGGCGATCCGGAAACCCAGGTCAAGATCGTGGTCGAGCCGGGGCGGTAG
- a CDS encoding MFS transporter — protein sequence MTAETTAPATWRELLSGDRLLRYALICAGTWLNAADTLMTATIMPSVARDIGGYAWFGWTVAGFLLGSILAGATAGRLSMRAGLRRALVLGGSTYALGCLISAIAPGIVVFLAGRMMQGVGGGWIAGLGYVAVTRLFPERLWTRALGGLSGIWGVATLMSPLIGGLFAQAGFWRGAFWLFGGQSLIYVAAVALLIERDRPRGTGETTPPPLLQVTVLGGGIVAVASAGLTASTALASLLGLAGLGLMALFLRIDRNAPSALLPRSAGDPGSPLGSGLAVVFCLSAASVSYTVYGPAMFQALHGASPVVAGYVLGCEAFAWTAAALLVASSHRAGAAIRVGAVLVTASIALLAFAVPRWGLIASAACGAGQGAGFGLCWSFIASRVTAVAGEGEQALASSSVPTTQMIGTAAGAAAAGAVANLFGFGAGITPERALTGGFWLFAGFAPLAILGCLAAWRFTREAAKA from the coding sequence ATGACCGCCGAAACCACTGCGCCCGCGACCTGGCGCGAGCTGCTCAGCGGCGATCGGCTGCTGCGTTACGCCCTGATCTGCGCCGGCACCTGGCTGAATGCGGCCGACACCCTGATGACCGCCACCATCATGCCGAGCGTGGCGCGGGACATAGGCGGCTATGCCTGGTTCGGCTGGACGGTGGCCGGGTTCCTGCTGGGATCGATCCTGGCCGGGGCGACCGCCGGGCGGCTGTCGATGCGGGCGGGCCTGAGGCGCGCCCTGGTGCTGGGCGGATCGACCTACGCCCTGGGCTGCCTGATCAGCGCCATCGCGCCCGGCATCGTGGTGTTCCTGGCCGGGCGGATGATGCAGGGCGTCGGCGGCGGCTGGATCGCGGGCCTGGGCTATGTGGCGGTGACCCGCCTGTTCCCCGAGCGGCTGTGGACCCGGGCCTTGGGCGGGCTTTCGGGGATCTGGGGCGTGGCCACCCTGATGAGCCCCCTGATCGGCGGCCTGTTCGCCCAGGCCGGCTTCTGGCGCGGGGCCTTCTGGCTGTTCGGCGGCCAGAGCCTGATCTATGTCGCCGCCGTCGCCTTGCTGATCGAGCGCGACCGGCCGCGCGGGACGGGCGAGACCACGCCGCCGCCCCTGCTGCAGGTTACGGTGCTGGGTGGCGGAATCGTCGCCGTCGCCAGCGCCGGCCTGACCGCCAGCACCGCGCTCGCGAGCCTGCTCGGTCTCGCCGGCCTGGGCCTCATGGCCCTGTTCCTGCGGATCGACCGCAACGCGCCTTCGGCCTTGCTGCCGCGTTCCGCGGGCGACCCGGGCAGTCCGCTGGGCTCCGGTCTCGCCGTCGTCTTCTGCCTGTCCGCCGCCAGCGTCAGTTACACCGTCTATGGCCCGGCCATGTTCCAGGCTCTCCATGGCGCCAGCCCGGTCGTCGCCGGCTACGTCCTGGGCTGCGAGGCCTTCGCCTGGACAGCGGCGGCCCTGCTCGTCGCCTCCAGCCACCGGGCGGGCGCGGCGATCCGCGTCGGCGCGGTGCTGGTCACCGCAAGCATCGCCCTGCTCGCCTTCGCCGTGCCCCGCTGGGGCCTGATCGCCAGTGCGGCCTGCGGCGCCGGCCAGGGGGCGGGCTTCGGCCTCTGTTGGTCGTTCATCGCCAGCCGGGTGACGGCGGTGGCCGGCGAAGGCGAGCAGGCCCTGGCTTCATCCTCCGTGCCGACGACCCAGATGATCGGCACGGCGGCAGGGGCGGCGGCGGCGGGCGCGGTCGCCAACCTGTTCGGCTTCGGCGCGGGCATCACACCCGAGCGGGCCCTGACCGGCGGCTTCTGGCTGTTTGCGGGCTTTGCCCCACTGGCCATCCTGGGCTGCCTCGCCGCATGGCGGTTCACGCGGGAGGCGGCCAAGGCCTGA
- a CDS encoding type II secretion system F family protein, translated as MDLAAANPTVVLIAGLMVLAALGAAAVAVTVELRAGAKVRARLSEAPAAGARGKAPASGLAAGVMGGLTRIGGRIAIQDPSQVSVTRQKLIHAGFPSREAVAVYLGVRFAALIAAAVLSLTVAPWFLHGAPPVMSAVTCGGLTLIALLGPEHYLGMRRGKRQQEYRDGFPDMLDLLVAAVEAGLSLDAGVTRVTEELERRYPNLAENMIFLTLELRAGRSRKEAWASFADRLGIDEARVMATMLRQAEEMGTSLGETLRIFSDDMRAKRMLRAEEKAMALPAKLIVPLILFIFPCLLGVLILPAVYRVSQTMHGH; from the coding sequence ATGGACCTCGCAGCCGCCAATCCCACTGTCGTCCTGATCGCCGGCCTGATGGTTCTGGCCGCCCTTGGGGCCGCGGCCGTCGCCGTGACCGTCGAGTTGCGCGCCGGCGCCAAGGTGCGAGCGCGCCTCTCCGAGGCGCCCGCCGCCGGCGCCCGCGGCAAGGCCCCCGCCAGCGGCCTCGCCGCCGGGGTGATGGGCGGCCTGACCCGCATCGGCGGCCGCATCGCCATCCAGGACCCCTCTCAGGTCTCGGTCACGCGCCAGAAGCTGATTCATGCCGGCTTTCCCAGCCGCGAGGCGGTGGCGGTCTATCTGGGCGTCCGCTTCGCCGCCCTGATCGCTGCGGCGGTGTTGTCCCTGACCGTGGCCCCCTGGTTCCTGCACGGGGCGCCGCCGGTGATGAGCGCGGTCACCTGCGGTGGGCTGACCCTCATCGCCCTCTTGGGGCCCGAACACTATCTCGGCATGCGCAGGGGCAAGCGGCAGCAGGAATACCGCGACGGCTTCCCCGACATGCTCGACCTCCTGGTCGCTGCTGTGGAGGCCGGCCTCAGCCTCGACGCCGGCGTCACCCGGGTGACCGAGGAGCTGGAGCGGCGCTATCCGAACCTGGCCGAGAACATGATCTTCCTCACCCTCGAGTTGCGCGCCGGCCGCTCGCGCAAGGAGGCCTGGGCCAGCTTCGCCGACCGGCTGGGCATAGACGAGGCCCGGGTCATGGCCACCATGCTGCGCCAGGCCGAGGAGATGGGCACCAGCCTGGGCGAAACCCTGCGCATCTTCTCCGACGACATGCGCGCCAAGCGCATGCTGCGGGCCGAGGAGAAGGCCATGGCGCTGCCGGCCAAGCTGATCGTGCCCCTGATCCTGTTCATCTTCCCGTGCTTGCTGGGCGTGCTGATCCTCCCGGCGGTCTATCGCGTCTCGCAGACCATGCACGGGCACTGA
- a CDS encoding type II secretion system F family protein, producing MIPADPAQLVFFILLFGAVFSAGQAIWGVLTQAQAKRVVNKRLVVAEKIQNVADRVVELRKQRGLNAEGRQGLPLAWLADLIVRSGVAYDPRRWAVIGAGLAIGGAFLGLMLGHSPVAALLGALAGGLGAPFAYLNVRAGMRAKALGQQLPNALEIICRSLEAGHPVPTAISLVGRELGDPIGSEFGMAADEISFGATLEQAVARMADRCRHPDFDLFAATIRLQERAGGNLVGLLKMNAHTVRERQKMRMKIKAASSEGRTSAMILTSAPFFVFAILLVMAPHFYGDVIHKKPIQVGLSVLGGWMFLGNLVMNRMISMKI from the coding sequence GTGATCCCCGCCGATCCCGCCCAGCTGGTCTTCTTCATCCTCCTGTTCGGGGCCGTATTCTCGGCCGGCCAGGCGATCTGGGGCGTCCTGACCCAGGCCCAGGCCAAGCGGGTGGTCAACAAGCGTCTGGTCGTGGCGGAGAAGATCCAGAACGTGGCCGACCGCGTGGTCGAGCTCAGGAAGCAGCGTGGCCTGAACGCCGAGGGCCGGCAAGGCTTGCCCCTCGCCTGGCTGGCGGACCTGATCGTGCGCTCCGGCGTGGCCTATGACCCGCGCCGCTGGGCCGTGATCGGGGCCGGCCTGGCGATCGGCGGCGCCTTCCTGGGCTTGATGCTGGGCCACAGCCCGGTCGCGGCGCTCCTCGGCGCCCTGGCGGGCGGGCTCGGCGCGCCCTTCGCCTATCTCAACGTCCGCGCCGGCATGCGGGCCAAGGCCCTGGGCCAGCAGCTGCCCAATGCGCTGGAGATCATCTGCCGCAGCCTGGAGGCCGGCCACCCGGTGCCCACCGCCATCTCGCTGGTGGGCCGCGAGCTGGGCGATCCGATCGGCTCGGAGTTCGGCATGGCCGCCGACGAGATCTCCTTCGGCGCCACGCTGGAGCAGGCGGTGGCGCGCATGGCCGATCGCTGCCGCCACCCGGACTTCGACCTCTTCGCCGCCACCATTCGCCTGCAGGAGCGGGCCGGCGGCAACCTCGTGGGGCTGCTGAAGATGAACGCCCACACCGTGCGCGAGCGGCAGAAGATGCGGATGAAGATCAAGGCCGCCTCGTCCGAGGGGCGCACCTCGGCCATGATCCTGACCTCGGCGCCGTTCTTCGTCTTCGCCATCCTTCTGGTCATGGCCCCGCACTTCTATGGCGACGTGATCCACAAGAAGCCGATCCAGGTCGGCCTGTCGGTGCTGGGGGGCTGGATGTTCCTCGGCAACCTGGTGATGAACCGCATGATCTCGATGAAGATCTGA